From Acidobacteriota bacterium:
CCGGACGGCACGGCGCAGCAGGTACCAGCCCAGCGCCAGCAGCGCCAAGATGGCGATCGTTTGGAAGAGCACGGCGAACTGCTCAAACGTCCCCATGAGCGGCGGTTCCGGATCCTGAAGCAGCAGGAACACCAGATAGGATGGTTTCAGGCCGTCGGCGTACAGCATCGTTCGCGCCAGAATCGCCGGGATCCGGCCGTTGTGCGCGATGGTGAGCGCTTCCAGCAGCACTTGATCCGGGGCCGGGCGCGCGGACTGCAACTTTTCGAGAGACAGTTTGGCGGCGATTGCCGGCGCAATGCTGATCGAGGATCGGCCGAAATGCGTGACTCCCGCCGGGTCCCGGATCTGCAGCAGGTAGAGACCTTCCCGCTCGTAGATCCCCTGCAGCCGGATCAGGCGCTGCTGACGGGTCAGCGGGGAATGCATGACCAGCTGCAGTTGGGCGATCACCCGGCCCACCTTCGCCGCCCGGAGCGCGTCGTTGCGCTCGGTCTGAACCTTGTGCACATGGAGAGTGAGGAATGCGTTCATCGCCACCGCCGACACAATGGCCAGCGTGACGATTCCGCCCAAAATGTAGATCGTGTGCCGCGGAGGCATACAGCCGCTCACAGCAGACTCCAGTACCAGTCGAGCAGAATCTCCCCGAAGAACAGGGCGCTGACTGCGGCGATGCCCAGGAAGGTCCCAAATGGAATTTCATATTTCCGATCGCCGCCGGCCCGGCGGATGAGCACCAGACCCACCACCGCCCCGAGCAACGATCCCAGGAAAACCGTGAGCAGGGTGCGCCCCCAACCCAGCACCGCGCCCACCAGACCCATGAGGATGATGTCTCCATGCCCCATGCCTTCTTCCCGGCGGACGAGATAGTAGCCGACGGCCACCACGAGCAGCATCCCCGCCCCCAGCAGCGAGCCGACCAGCGATCCGATCCAGGCGAGAATTCGCTCGTCCGCCGTCATCACGCCCAGCAAACCCAGCAGCCGGCCGACGTTCGGCGCCTCATACTGATGGATCACCTGCCAGGGGGCGGTGGCCAGCCCGACGATCCAGCCGCCCACGGTGATGCCGTGGGGTAGGATGCGGTGCTGGGCGTCGATGAAGACCAAAACGAGCATCGCGCTGCCGAAGGCGGCGTAGAGCAGCGCCGATGGGGTCAAGGCCCACCCCAGATAGGCGGCAACCCACAGCAGGCCGTTGAGTGCTTCGACCACGGGGTACTGCCAAGAGATGGCGGTGCTGCACCGGCGGCATCGCCCGCGCAGGATGAGGAAACTCAGGATGGGAATGTTGTCATAGAAGGCGATGGGCTGGCCGCAGCCTGGGCAGGCTGAGCGGGGTGTGACGATGGAGCGTTCGCGAGGCACCCGGTAGATGCAGACATTCAGGAAGCTGCCCACCACAATGCCGAAGGCGAAAATCATTAGATAGATCATGACCGTTGGATGCCCTTCGATATTCGCAGGTATCGACCGGGTCGTCGCATACCGCCAAGCCGGATCCGGACTGGTGCGGGGCGGATCCGACACCTTCAGGCGAGGCCACGTTAGCCGAAATAGCCCTGCGAATCAACAAAAAACTGCCCTGTGGGTACCAGGGCAGCCGTCACCATAAGGTGGATTGGGGAGGGTATGGAGAATGTTTCAAACAGTTTTAATTATACTGTTTTCCCGATACAGGTCAAGTTGAAACATCACCCGGCGGCCTCCCACCGAACATGCAGATACATCACTGTTTAAAGCGGATCCCGAGCCTGGATCTCGATTCGAATATATCGTTATGACGGGCAACTCATCAGTGATTGTGGCCGCGGGTACCTGCCTCGCCAAAGTAGGCCTTGCGGAACTCTGCCAGCAGTTCGCGCAGTCGGGCCACGCGGCTCAGGTCCGTGGTCTGCTTGGCCTGCATCGCCACGATGAGCATTTCGTGCAGCAGGGTCAACTGCCGGAGGTACCGGGCATGCGCCTCGGCATTTGTCGCATCCGCCGGCTTGATCCGCTGGGTGAGGAAATACTGGGCGACGGTTTCCTGGATGTAGCTGGCGTGCGTCTCCTTGTTCGTGACCCACCGCACCAGCTGGTTGTAGTTCTTCTCTCCCTGCACCGAAAGCTGGACGATCTGCTGCATGGATTTCTCCACGGTGTCAATGTCCTCGGCAATCGCCTGGACGCGCAGCTCATCGCCGTAGATGCCGCACGGGATTTCGCAGTGGGCGCGGAGCGCCGGTGACAACACCGACAGCGCAGCCAACATGGCGAGCAGGAGTGTGGCTTTTTTCATCATCTGATCCTCCTTGCCGGGACGCATTGGCGCCCGGTTCACGGACAACAGATTCAGTCCGGTTCGGATGGATTCAGACTACCGCCGCACCCGGCCATTCGGTTCACAACGTCCGGCGGGTAAGCATGCGGTGCGGCGGGCGATTCAGTCACCGGTGATAGCGGGAGATGAACTCCTCCACCTCGGGGATCCCGCCCTGGAAGACGAGGTAGCCGTTGCAGGGCTCGCGTTCGGTGATCTCGCCGGCGATGGGCGTGTACATGATCCGCCGAACTTCCGCCAGGTCGCTCGTCTGCCCCAGCGCCCAGCCCAGTTTCACGTAGGCCACCTCGGGGAGCATGTTGGCCATGGGCACGACGCCCAGCTCCATCATGTCGCGCCCCGTGTCGTAGACGTACATCTGGACATAGCCCCACAGCGTCTGCACGGTCATATAGACGGCGATCTGCTTCTCCTTTGCCCGCTTCAGGGCCGGGTAGAGCGGTTTGTTGACGTGGCCGAGCCCGGTGCCGGCGATGATGATGCCCCGGTAGCCGTTGTCGATGAGAGAGTCGATGATGTCCGGCCGCATGTTGGGATAGTAGTAGACGATGGACACCATCTCTTCGAACGCCGTGTTGATGGTCACGTTCCGGTCTCGCCGGCGCGGCTTGTAGTCGGGGCGTAGCGGAGTGATCGTCTCCCTGCTGACCATGGCCAGCGGGATGTCGCCGATGGTGCGGAACGTGGACCGGTAGCTGGAGTGCATCTTGCGCACGCGCGTCCCCCGATGGAGCAGGCCGTACTCGTCGGAGGTGGGCCCGAACATGCAGACCATCACTTCCGCCAGGTCGCCTTCGGCGGCGGCCTTGACGCTGTGCATCAGGTTCAACGCCGCATCGGACGACGGCCGGTCGCTGGAGCGTTGCGACCCCACCATGACGATGGGCACTGGCGAGTCCTGGACCATGAACGAGAGGATGGCGGCGGTATGGTGCATCGTGTCGGTACCGTGGCCGATGACGATGCCCTGGACCCCCTTGGCGATCTCGCGGCCGATTGCCTCAGCGGTGCCCCGCCACTGCTCCGGCCCCATGTTCTCGCTGAACACGCCGTAGAGTTTTTCGGTTTCCAGGTTGCAGATGTCGGCCAGCTCGGGTACCGATCCGTAGAGCTCGCCGGGTGAAAACGCCGGGATGACGGCGCCGGTGCGGTAGTCCAGCCGGCTGGCGATGGTGCCGCCGGTGCCCAGGAGCTTGACCCGGGGTTTCTTCGGATCGAAGGGGAAATCTTTCTCGGGAATCTTGTAGTGGGCTTCCTTGCGGCCGGCGATGACGATGTTCGAAATGCCGGCGGCGGCGATGCCCACGTTGTACCCGTTGCGGAGCTTGAGCACAACATGGTAAGAGTCCGCGGTCTCCGAACGGGGCAAGATGATGCCGGTGAAGACGCCCTGCGGGGTGTGGACCTCGACGTCGCTCCAAACCATGGCGTTGAAATTCTTCAGCGCGGCCAGGGCTTCGCCGCGGTAACCCTTGTAGCTGTCGTCAGCGCTCATGGATGTCCTCCTGCAGCCGGGTCGCGAGGCGCACGGCCACCCCGGCGCCAGGCACACGTCCGTCCAGCTCCCGCATCACCAGTGCCATGGCCGTCCGGAACCGCTGCCCCGGGGTGGGGACGGCCAGTTCCTTGACGCGGGCCAGGCCGCGGGTGATCGCCGTCTCCACGCCGTCCGCTGGCAGCGGCGGCGGCAACTGCTCGGGTTCAAATCGTCCGGCTTCGGCCGCTCGGGCGAGGGCGGGCAGAATCCCTTCGCGGGCCAGCCGACCGCCGCGGTGCGCCGCCAGGATTCCTTCGAAATCGGCGGTCGTCAGCTGCGCCGTCGAGAGGCGTTTTCGTTTGAGCCGCTTGGGCAGTTGGACGAGGGCCACGGCAACCAGGACCGGCGGCAGCCCCCACTCCCGGACAACCTTTTCGAACAGCTCCCACTGGGGCGAGATGACCAGGGGCCGCACTACGTCTTCAGGCACCCCCTGCGTCCGGCACCACGCTTCGCGCGTCCAGTAGTATGCCGGCAGGTTCCGGCGAATCCGCTCCAGCCGCTCGCCGGCGATGCGCTTGGGGGGCAGGTCAGTGTCCGGGTACATGCGGTCGGGGCCAGGCAGGATCCGCTCGAAACCGTTGGTCCCGTCCCGGAGGGCTTGCCGGGTTTCCGACGGGATGCCTACCGTGGCCTCGCGCGCCCGGATGGCGATCTCCCGGGCGCCCGTCTCGACATCGGTGGGCGGGCCCCACACCACGACGACGGCGTCGTTGTCACCGGCGCCAGTGGCCTTCTTGATCTCATGCCATTCGGCGGCCGCCAGGGTCTCGCTCTGGCTGTCGCTGTGCACGATGTTGGGCAGCGTGGTCAGGCATGCGATCACCCGCACGCGGTCGGAGATCTCCCGGGAGAACGCGGTGTCGGTCTGGGTGGGCCAGCGCAGCAGGTCGCGGAAACCCACCAGGTTCACACCGAACACCACCTTCCCTTCGGCGATGGCTGTCCGGATGGGCTGGAAGCGCGTTTTGCGGAGGCTGCGGGTCACCTCCGTTGTCCGAGAAGCGAAGGAGGCCGGGGTCACGCCCCGCCGCCGCAGCTCGGCCCGCAGCCGCAACAGGCTCCACTGGCGCATGGCTTCGTGATAGGTCAGCAGCGGGATGTTGGGAATGCGCGGCACGCCCTTGATCTCGATCCGCGTGCCGCCGGTGACGCTGACGTTTACATCCTGCCGGGCGGCGCCGATCCCCGTGCGCACCCAGCCGGTGCTGCGCACCAGCCGGCGGCAGATCTCGCCCACCTGGGCCACTTCGTGGGGCGTGCGCATGTCCGGACCGGTGACCGTCTCGATGAGGGGCATGCCCAGCCGGTCGGTCAGGTACACCCGTCGGTGGCCGATGTCGCTCACCTCCCGACAGGCGTCCTCTTCGAGTCCGAGCTGGACGATCCGCACCTCCCGGTCCTTGAACGGGATCCGGCCGTTGACGCCGACGATGGTCGTCCGCTGGAATCCGGTGGGGATGCTGCCGTCAAGGTACTGCTTGCGGGCGATGTGGATCTCGTCCACCATGGAACACCGGTACAGCATAGCGATGCCCAGGGCGATATCGAGCGCGTCCTCGTTGAGCTCGAAGGGCGGCGTGTCGTCGATCTCGTAAGTGCAGACCGTGTCGCGGTTGATCCGATAGATGATCTCCTTGTGGGTCTTGAACTCCATCAGGGCGGTGCCGTCGTACTCACCGAGCTCGGACAGCGTCGGACGCATGTGCCGGAGGACTTCGGCGTGGTAGTGGTCGCTGTATCTGCCCGCGGGGCACCGACAAAAAAGTTTCTTGTCCGTGAGGAGCTGCTGGTGGATCTCGAGACCGGACCGGAATCCGATGCGGTGGTAGTCCGCGTCGGTCATTTCGGCAAACGGCTTGAATTCGAAATCGAGGAGTGCCTGGAGATCGGGTGCGGCGGAAGGCGGATCAGCGGGGGTCATACTCATGACCGTATCTCCCTGGTTGGAATCCGGAAACGTATGGGGCAGGCCGAGCCGTGCATACTCCGCCATGATAGCGATGATGATAGGATGAGGCAATAATTTTCAAAAAAACCGCCGGGGACAACCCCGGCGGTAACATCCGGACGCCCGTACCCGCTCAGACGGGCCGGGACCGCTTGTACCTGTGTTTGAGCGTCAGGCCGTCGGCGCCGTGCCCAAAATCGCAGCCAGGTCTTCTTCCACCGACCCGATGGGACGGATGGCGAATTTGTCCACCAGCACCTGGAGGACGGCCGGCGTCACGAAGGCGGGCAGAGTCGGCCCCAGGCGGATGTTGCGGATGCCCAGGTACAGCAGCGACAGCAGGATCACCACGGCTTTCTGCTCGTACCAGGACAGGATCAGGGACAGCGGCAACCCGTTCACGTCGGTCTTGAAAGCCGCCGCCAGTGCACCGGCGATCTTGACCGCGGAGAACGCGTCGTTGCACTGGCCCACGTCGAGCAGGCGCGGGATGCCGCCGATGTCCCCGAACGCCAGCTTGTTGAAGCGGTACTTGCCGCAGGCCAGGGTTAGGATCATGCAATCCTTGGGCACCGCCTGGGCGAACTGGGTGTAGTAGTTCCGCCCGGATTTGGCGCCGTCGCACCCGCCGATGAGGAAGAAGTGCCGGATGGCGCCCTTCTGGACGGCTTCGATCACCTTGTCCGCCACGCCGAGCACGGCGTTGTGGCCGAAGCCCACCCAAATGGTGTCAGCGGGACCGTCCGCCGCAAAACCGGGCGCCGCCTGGGCCGCCGCGATCACCGGCGCGAAGTTCCGGTCGGCGATATGAGTCACCCCCGGCCAGGCCACCAGGCCCGTGGTGAACATCCGGTTGAAGTAGGTTTCCTTCGGTTTTTGGATGCAGTTGGTGGTCATCAGGATGGCGCCCGGAAAGGCGTCGAATTCCTGCCGCTGGTCCTGCCAGGCGCCGCCGTAATTGCCGGCCAGGTGCGGGTACTTTTTCAAACCGGGGTAGGCCAGCGCCGGCAGCATCTCCCCGTGGGTGTACACGCGGATCCCCGTCCCCGCGGTTTGCTGCAGCAGAGCATCCAGATCCTTGAGGTCGTGGCCCGACACCAGAATGGCCTTGCCCTTGAGCGGGTGGATGCGCACCCGGGTGGGTTCAGGATGCCCGTACGCGCCGGTGTTGGCGGCGTCCAGCAGCTCCATGACCCGAATGTTGACTTCACCGACCCGCAGCGCGAGCGCCAACAGCTCATCGGCCTTCAGGTCCGGCCTGGTCAGCGTGTCGAGCGCCTCGTGGAAGAAGGCATACACCGCCTCGTCTTCCTGGCCCAAGATCTGGGCATGATCGGCGTAAGCCGCCATGCCTTTCAGCCCGTAGGTGATGAGCTCTTCCAGCCCCACCAGGTCCCGGCTGCGGGCGTTCAATCGACGCTGGATGCCGATCTGTTCCCCCTGCTGAAGCATGTCGCCGCGGCTGGCGGCGGGGACCAGGCTGGACGGATCGCCCAGACTCTCGGGGGTCCGGCCGGCCCGCCGGCTGGCGGCCATGTACGCGTCGCGGGCCTGATCCCGCAATCCGGCGACTTTCCGGATCATGGCCTCCAGCCTGGCCGGATCGAAGTTGACGTTGGTCACGGTGGTGAACAACGCCTCGATGACCGCCAAATCGTACTGGCGGTCACGAACTCCAAGCAGCCGGAGCCGGTGAGCGTACATGGCCAGTCCTTTACTGAAGCAAAACAGCAAGTCCTGCAGGGAGGCGGTCTCCGCATCCTTGCCGCAGACGCCGGCCTTGGTGCAACCGCTGCCCTGGGCCGTCTGTTCACACTGATAACAAAACATACTCATATTTGCCTCCGCTCTGGTAATGTCTCGCTTCCTGGACACATTTTAGATGCTCCATGGCGCATTGACTTTGACTTAGGTCAAACCCGGACCCGATCCTTGATCATGCACACGACCGCTCCGGCAGCCTTTCACCGAACGGGCTCGCCGGGGTTGCATCTATGCGGATCGCAGGCTCTGTGCTAAGATGATTTCTGGCTTGCGGCCCGTGCCGCCGTCTTGAGATCAACCCGTGGTTGCGTTGATCGCGCCGGGCGGAAATGTCAACGCCGGCCGTCGATTCCGGCGCATGATCGACCCCGGCGATGCGGCGGCCCGGGCCGGATCCGCCGGTCCGGGAGAGGTCTATGGGCACGATCGAGAGCTACTGCCCCGGCTGCTTTCACGAAAAGGGTACGGCGCCGATCTGCCCGACCTGCGGTTACGATGAACGCTCCCGGACCAGCCCCATCGCCTTGCCGCCGCGCTCCCTGCTGCGGGACAATTACCTCGTCGGCCGCGTCCTGGGCCGCCCCGGGGGATTCGGCATCACTTACCTCGGGTATGACCTCAGTCTCGAGACCCGCGTTGCGATCAAGGAGTACCTGCCCCGCGACTTGGCCGGCCGCGACGACGACCACCGGACCGTGGTCCTGCACAGCCAGGACGACACCGAGAGCTTCACCTACGGGCTGGAGCAGTTCCTCAAGGAAGCCCGCACCCTGGCCAAGTTCAACCACCCGCGCGTGGTCCGGGTGCGCACGTTCTTCCAGGAAAACGCCACCGCCTACCTGGTCATGGATTACATCGAGGGGATCTCGCTCGCCGAATTCCTCGAACGGCTGGATCGGCCGCTCACCGAGCAGCAGGCGCTGGACGTCATGATGCCCATTCTCGACGGCGTCGGCGTCGTCCACAGCCAAGGGTTTTTGCACCGCGACATCAAACCCCAGAACATCTACCTGACCGCCGCCCGGCAACCGATCCTGCTCGATTTCGGCGCCGCTCGTCTGGCAATGGGGGAAAAGAGCCGGAGCCTATCGGTCATCCTGACGCCTGGATTCGCCCCCTACGAACAGTACCATCGGCGTGGCGAGCAGGGACCGTGGACCGACATCTACGCCTGCGCGGCCACGCTCTATTACATGGTCACCCGCCAGGTCCCGCCCGACGCTTTGGAGCGGGAAAAAGGCGATACGCTGACACCGCCAGACTCGACCCAGCCCGGCCTGTCGCCCCATTTCTGCCGGGCCATCCTGCGGGCGCTGGCCACCGAACCGGCGTCCCGCCCCCGATCCATTGCCGAATTTCAGTTGCAGCTGCGGGGATTGTCCGTCGCGCCGGCAGCCGAATCCGATCCCACTCTGGCCATCCCGGCTCCCGTGAAGGTGCCCGAACGCATCACCGACACGGGTGCGTCCGCCACCCTGGCCATCGCACCGCCGCCACCGACAGCGACCCGCCGGTCATGGGTGCCGCTCGCGGTCGGCAGCGCCGCAGCGGTGCTTCTGGCCGCCGCCGCGGTGGTCGGCTACTGGATGTTCCAACCGGCGACCGATGACTCCAGGCGTACCGACAATCCCGTTGTCGCGTCGCCCGCAGCCGAATCGCAGCCGGCGGTGACGTCGGCCGACGACGACGCCAAACCTGTTCCGCCGCCGCCAGTCGCCGCCGCGGCGGCCGATCCGATCCGCCCGGCGGCGCCTGCAGCCGGCGATGCATCGGACGCGGCGGCAACGCCGCCGGCGCCGGTCACCGCTCCGGCCGTGCGCACCACCCAGCCGGCTGCACCACCGCCCATCACCCCCGCGACCGACACCGCCCCGGCACCAAAGGAAGCTTCCGCGCGGCGCGAACCCCTGCGCCTCAGCGAACCTGAATTGCGGACCCGGTTGCGCGAATACATGCCGCCGCCCCACGTGCGGCAGCGCATCCGTTCGCTCACCCGGTTTGTCAAGACCAGTTGTCTCGTCCCGATCGAGTTGCTGGTGGATGAGACCGGCGCAGTCGTCCGGGCCACACCCCAGCCGTCGCCATGCCCCCCCAACGTGGCGATGATCTATGCCGAAGCGGCGCGCCACTGGCGGTTCGACCCCACCCACGCGCCGGACGGCAGCGCGGTTCCGGTCATCGGAGTCGTCCATATCCCCTTCCCGCCCCCCGAAAAGGATGTTCCGGACGGAACCAGACCCCTCCCGCGCCGCTGATCCCGCTCGCGGGCCATAGGCATGCGGTCCGCCGCATGCCCGGCCGCGTCGGCCCGACCGTGCTATAATACCGTGCCCGCACCGACCACCTGTTCAGGAGCCGTTGCATGATCAGCCGTGAAGCTCTCCCCGTCGCCGCCCGGTCCGCCTGTGCCTTGCTCGTGGCGGCCGGCCTGCTCATGATCGCCACCACGCTTGCGGCCCAGGTCAGTGAAGGCGGGCTCCCCTACAGTTTTCAGAAGTCCACCCAGCCGGCGATCCACTCCATCGTGCTGCCGCCAGTGGATGTTCCCAGCCTGCTGGCGGAAGACCGCCGGGAGGCGGCACTGGGTCTGCCGTTCCGATTCGGATACCCCATTGAGCGGCGCCTGGATATGAACTCCGCCGGCACGTGGTCGTCTCTCCCGGATGGCGGCCGCCTCTGGCGGTTGCGCCTGGTGTGCCCCGGCGCCCACTCCATCAACCTGGTCTACGACGCGTTCTGGCTGCCCCGCGGCGCCCGCTTCTTCCTGTACAACGACGATGAGAGTTCGGTTCTCGGCGCTTTCACCCATCGCAACAACAAACCGCACGGGAGATTCGCCACCGGGCCCACCCGGGGCGACGCGTGTACCCTGGAGTATTACGAACCGCCGGGCGTCGATCGGTCCGGCTGCATCACCATCGCCCGGATCATCCACGGGTACCGGAATGTGTTCGACAAGCTGGATAAATCATTCGGCGACTCGGGCGCCTGCAACGTGAATGTGCAGTGTCCCGAAGGCGCCGCCTGGGAGGCCCAGATCCGCTCGGTGGCCATGATTTTGACCAGCGGCGGCTGGCGACTCTGCTCCGGCGCGCTGGTCAACAACGTCCGCAACGACTATACGCCCTACTTTCTCACCGCCAACCACTGCCTCGGCGGCGAGGAAACATGGGTGATCATGTTCAACTATCAGAGCTCCAGCTGCGCCAACTTCGACGGGCCGACGACGGACACGGTGTCCGGTACAACCCTGCTGGCCAACAACTGGGATTCCGACGTCGCCCTGCTTCGACTCAGCGAAGATCCGCCGCCGGAATACAACGTGCATTTCGCCGGCTGGTCGGCCGTGGACACCGCGCCGCCGCATACGGTGTGCATTCATCATCCCAGCGGCGACATCAAAAAGATCACGTTCGATAACGATCCGCCCGTATCCGCCACCTATGGCGGCACCCCAGCCAATTCGCACTGGAAGACGATCCGGTACGAATTGGGGACCACCGAACCCGGCTCTTCGGGTTCACCGCTGTTTGACGATCTCCACCGCATCATCGGCCAGCTCCATGGCGGCACCGCCGCGTGCGACGGGGCGGAGCCGAACGACCAGCCGGATTATTACGGCAAGTTCGCCCGCTCCTGGGACAACGGCGCCACCGCCGCCCAGCGTCTCCGCGATTGGTTGGATCCCGACAACACCGGCGCCACCACGTTGGACGGCATCGATGCAGCCGACGGCCACTCGCCGGTGGCGGAGATCACCGCGCCCGCCCCGCACGCCCTGCTCGTCGGGCTAGTGACTGTCGCGGCCACCGCCACCGACGATGTGGTCGTGACCCAGGTGGAGTTTTTCATCGACGACGTATCCATCGGCGCCGACACCGCCGCCCCCTACGCCGTCGACTGGGACACCACCGCCTGGGCCGACGGGCCCCACACAATCCGCGCCACGGCCACCGACACCGACGGGTTGCGAGGCAGCGATTGGATTGCGGTCACCCTGGCCAACCACATCTTGGCCTGCACCGCCCAAACGACGCCTGCTGCCGGGGTGGCCCCGCTGGACGTGACGTTCAGTGCCACTGTTTCCGGCGGTGCAGGACCGTACCAGGTGGTGTGGGATTTCGGCGACGGCAGCGATCCCGCCACCACGCTGGGAACCGTCCACACCTATGAGCGTGCCGGCACGTATCACTGGGGCTTCACGGCGCAGGACGCGCTGGGCGAACGGACACGCTGCGAAGGCGACGTGCCGGTTTCGCTGCCGCCCGCCGACGCCGCCGACCAGGTCATTGCCGCCCACGTCACCCGGCTGCCCGGCTGGGCCAGCCAGATCGTGCTGACCAACACCGGCGACACGCCGGTCGCGCCCCGGCTGTACGCGCTGGCCGCCGACGGCACCCACCTGGCCACTGCCACCCTCCACGAACTGCCGGCTCGCGCTCACACCAATCTGACACCCGATGCCCTGTTCCCCGGGGTACCCGCGGCCACCGATTTCTGGGTGCTCGTCGCCGACGCATCCCGGATCGAAGGCGTCACCGTGTTCGGCACCGATGACGACCAGAGCCTCGTCACCATGCCCCTCCTCCGCGGAGGGGATATCGCGCTGGTCTTTCCGTTCGTGTACATTTCCGATATCTATTACACCGGCCTGACGCTCGTCAATCCAGGCCAGGCGGCGGTGGCCGCCCGGTTGACCGCGTTGGCGGAATCGGGCGACGAGCTGGCGGCGATCGATGTGGTCATCCCAGCCCGAGGCAAATATGTCCGGCTGTTGGACGGCATCTTCCCGGGCGTCGAGCCGATCCTCATCCGATTCGTGGCCGTGTCCGCCGAGCGGGAGCTGATGGGCTTCGAATTGTTCGGTTCGTTCGTGGACCAGGGATTGGCCGGTCTGCCGGCTGTCCTGATGACACCGCTGACCGGTCCGCCGGTGCTTCGGGACATCCCGCCGGCCGCTGATTCGGTGGCCCGGCCCGCGGGATTCCAGGGCTGGGGCATCTCCGACACCGCCGTGCGCCTGCGGTGGGACGCCAATGTCGAGCCCGGCGTTCATTATGTGATCTACCGGAAGAACGGGATGTACACCACCGAGGTCGGCCAGACCGAATCGACTGCCTTCACGGTCACGGGACTGGAGACCGGCCGCACCTACACGTTTCTCATGAAAGCCGTCGACGGCGCGGGCACCTTCTCCGCGTACAGCCGGCAGATCCGGGTCGCGCCGCTGCCGTCCGGCCAGATGGATTGGCCGCACCGCCTGTTCTATGGCGCGGTGCCCGATCCCGCGCGGTACTACACCGGGGTCACGTTCTCCATTTCGGGCACGGATCCGGTCACCGCACACGCGTTCATCCAGGATGCCGACGGCCGGGTGCTGGCCGAAGCCGCCTGGCCGACGGCGCCCGGTGAACAGATCACGCGTGAGCTTCCGGCCCTCTTCGGGCAGGCGGAGATTCCCGGGGCCGCCTGTTTGCGCGTCGGCGCCGACGTCCCTCTGACAGGATTCTCGCTCTACATGACCCGTCCGGGCCTAGCGGAGCCGTACCTGTTCGACGGGGCGCCCGCCTGCCCGTGGGGGAGTTACGGTCTGATCTTTCCCATGGTCCCGGACGAAGCCGCGTGGACCGGTGTGCTCCGCTTAACCAGTCTGGCCGGACAGGACGGCACGTTCACCGTGAGCGGTTACGACCGGGGCGGCGCGCTGAT
This genomic window contains:
- a CDS encoding serine/threonine protein kinase — protein: MGTIESYCPGCFHEKGTAPICPTCGYDERSRTSPIALPPRSLLRDNYLVGRVLGRPGGFGITYLGYDLSLETRVAIKEYLPRDLAGRDDDHRTVVLHSQDDTESFTYGLEQFLKEARTLAKFNHPRVVRVRTFFQENATAYLVMDYIEGISLAEFLERLDRPLTEQQALDVMMPILDGVGVVHSQGFLHRDIKPQNIYLTAARQPILLDFGAARLAMGEKSRSLSVILTPGFAPYEQYHRRGEQGPWTDIYACAATLYYMVTRQVPPDALEREKGDTLTPPDSTQPGLSPHFCRAILRALATEPASRPRSIAEFQLQLRGLSVAPAAESDPTLAIPAPVKVPERITDTGASATLAIAPPPPTATRRSWVPLAVGSAAAVLLAAAAVVGYWMFQPATDDSRRTDNPVVASPAAESQPAVTSADDDAKPVPPPPVAAAAADPIRPAAPAAGDASDAAATPPAPVTAPAVRTTQPAAPPPITPATDTAPAPKEASARREPLRLSEPELRTRLREYMPPPHVRQRIRSLTRFVKTSCLVPIELLVDETGAVVRATPQPSPCPPNVAMIYAEAARHWRFDPTHAPDGSAVPVIGVVHIPFPPPEKDVPDGTRPLPRR
- a CDS encoding trypsin-like serine protease codes for the protein MISREALPVAARSACALLVAAGLLMIATTLAAQVSEGGLPYSFQKSTQPAIHSIVLPPVDVPSLLAEDRREAALGLPFRFGYPIERRLDMNSAGTWSSLPDGGRLWRLRLVCPGAHSINLVYDAFWLPRGARFFLYNDDESSVLGAFTHRNNKPHGRFATGPTRGDACTLEYYEPPGVDRSGCITIARIIHGYRNVFDKLDKSFGDSGACNVNVQCPEGAAWEAQIRSVAMILTSGGWRLCSGALVNNVRNDYTPYFLTANHCLGGEETWVIMFNYQSSSCANFDGPTTDTVSGTTLLANNWDSDVALLRLSEDPPPEYNVHFAGWSAVDTAPPHTVCIHHPSGDIKKITFDNDPPVSATYGGTPANSHWKTIRYELGTTEPGSSGSPLFDDLHRIIGQLHGGTAACDGAEPNDQPDYYGKFARSWDNGATAAQRLRDWLDPDNTGATTLDGIDAADGHSPVAEITAPAPHALLVGLVTVAATATDDVVVTQVEFFIDDVSIGADTAAPYAVDWDTTAWADGPHTIRATATDTDGLRGSDWIAVTLANHILACTAQTTPAAGVAPLDVTFSATVSGGAGPYQVVWDFGDGSDPATTLGTVHTYERAGTYHWGFTAQDALGERTRCEGDVPVSLPPADAADQVIAAHVTRLPGWASQIVLTNTGDTPVAPRLYALAADGTHLATATLHELPARAHTNLTPDALFPGVPAATDFWVLVADASRIEGVTVFGTDDDQSLVTMPLLRGGDIALVFPFVYISDIYYTGLTLVNPGQAAVAARLTALAESGDELAAIDVVIPARGKYVRLLDGIFPGVEPILIRFVAVSAERELMGFELFGSFVDQGLAGLPAVLMTPLTGPPVLRDIPPAADSVARPAGFQGWGISDTAVRLRWDANVEPGVHYVIYRKNGMYTTEVGQTESTAFTVTGLETGRTYTFLMKAVDGAGTFSAYSRQIRVAPLPSGQMDWPHRLFYGAVPDPARYYTGVTFSISGTDPVTAHAFIQDADGRVLAEAAWPTAPGEQITRELPALFGQAEIPGAACLRVGADVPLTGFSLYMTRPGLAEPYLFDGAPACPWGSYGLIFPMVPDEAAWTGVLRLTSLAGQDGTFTVSGYDRGGALMGVRSAPLAAGSQFLLAVDDLFPDAPSASAWLRVSADQPVIGQLLFVSPGFNRLGGYAGIATE